In one window of Escherichia coli DSM 30083 = JCM 1649 = ATCC 11775 DNA:
- the prkB gene encoding phosphoribulokinase produces MSAKHPVIAVTGSSGAGTTTTSLAFRKIFAQLNLHAAEVEGDSFHRYTRPEMDMAIRKARDAGRHISYFGPEANDFGLLEQTFIEYGQSGKGKSRKYLHTYDEAVPWNQVPGTFTPWQSLPEPTDVLFYEGLHGGVVTPQHNVAQHVDLLVGVVPIVNLEWIQKLIRDTSERGHSREAVMDSVVRSMEDYINYITPQFSRTHLNFQRVPTVDTSNPFAAKGIPSLDESFVVIHFRNLEGIDFPWLLAMLQGSFISHINTLVVPGGKMGLAMELIMLPLVQRLMEGKKIE; encoded by the coding sequence ATGTCTGCCAAACATCCGGTCATTGCGGTAACAGGATCCAGCGGCGCGGGGACCACCACCACCAGCCTCGCGTTTCGTAAAATATTCGCGCAGTTAAATCTGCATGCAGCCGAGGTGGAAGGCGACAGTTTTCACCGTTATACCCGCCCGGAAATGGACATGGCGATCCGCAAAGCGCGCGACGCCGGGCGGCATATCAGCTACTTCGGCCCCGAAGCGAACGACTTCGGCCTTCTGGAACAAACCTTCATTGAATACGGTCAGAGTGGCAAAGGGAAATCTCGCAAATATCTGCATACCTACGATGAAGCCGTACCGTGGAATCAGGTACCGGGGACATTCACCCCCTGGCAATCTTTACCGGAACCCACTGATGTACTGTTTTATGAAGGTTTACACGGCGGCGTAGTCACGCCACAGCATAACGTTGCGCAGCATGTGGACTTACTGGTCGGCGTGGTGCCTATCGTTAACCTTGAGTGGATTCAAAAACTGATCCGCGACACCAGCGAGCGCGGGCACTCACGAGAAGCAGTGATGGACTCGGTAGTGCGTTCAATGGAAGACTATATCAACTACATCACACCGCAGTTTTCCCGCACCCATCTTAACTTCCAGCGCGTTCCCACCGTCGACACCTCAAACCCGTTCGCGGCAAAAGGTATCCCGTCGCTGGATGAAAGCTTTGTGGTGATCCATTTTCGTAATCTGGAAGGGATCGATTTCCCCTGGCTGCTGGCGATGTTGCAAGGCTCATTCATTTCCCACATCAATACGTTAGTGGTGCCTGGCGGCAAAATGGGTCTGGCAATGGAATTAATTATGCTGCCGCTGGTGCAACGATTGATGGAAGGAAAGAAAATCGAGTAA
- the yheU gene encoding YheU family protein translates to MLIPWQDLSPETLENLIESFVLREGTDYGEHERTLEQKVSDVKRQLQCGEAVLVWSELHETVNIMPRSQFRE, encoded by the coding sequence ATGTTGATTCCGTGGCAAGACCTCTCCCCCGAAACGCTGGAAAATTTAATTGAAAGCTTTGTGTTACGTGAAGGCACCGATTATGGTGAACATGAGCGTACACTTGAACAGAAAGTCTCCGACGTCAAACGCCAGCTACAGTGCGGAGAAGCGGTGCTGGTATGGTCGGAGCTGCACGAAACGGTCAATATCATGCCGCGCAGTCAGTTTCGCGAATAA
- the fic gene encoding putative adenosine monophosphate-protein transferase Fic: MSDKFGEGRDPYLYPGLDIMRNRLNIRQQQRLEQAAYEMTALRAATIELGPLVRGLPHLRTLHRQLYQDIFDWAGQLREVDIYQGDTPFCHFAYLEKEGNALMQDLEEEKYLTSLEKDKFVERLAHYYCEINVLHPFRVGSGLAQRIFFEQLAIHAGYQLSWQGIEKEAWNQANQNGAMGDLTALQMIFSKVVSEAGESE, encoded by the coding sequence ATGAGCGATAAATTCGGCGAAGGGCGCGATCCGTATCTTTATCCAGGCCTTGATATCATGCGTAACCGGCTGAACATCCGCCAGCAGCAGCGGCTGGAACAGGCCGCTTACGAAATGACGGCGCTGCGTGCTGCGACCATTGAACTTGGCCCGTTGGTTCGGGGTTTACCGCATTTGCGTACTCTTCATCGCCAGTTGTATCAGGATATTTTCGACTGGGCGGGGCAACTGCGCGAAGTCGATATTTATCAGGGAGATACGCCGTTCTGCCACTTTGCCTATCTCGAAAAAGAGGGCAATGCCCTGATGCAGGATTTGGAGGAAGAGAAGTATCTGACTAGCCTTGAGAAAGATAAATTCGTCGAGCGGCTGGCGCATTACTATTGTGAAATCAACGTGCTGCATCCCTTCCGGGTGGGAAGTGGTTTGGCACAGCGGATCTTCTTCGAGCAACTGGCGATTCATGCCGGATATCAACTGAGCTGGCAGGGTATCGAAAAAGAGGCCTGGAATCAGGCAAATCAGAATGGGGCAATGGGGGATCTCACCGCGCTGCAGATGATATTTAGCAAAGTGGTAAGCGAAGCCGGGGAATCTGAGTAA
- the crp gene encoding cAMP-activated global transcriptional regulator CRP — protein sequence MVLGKPQTDPTLEWFLSHCHIHKYPSKSTLIHQGEKAETLYYIVKGSVAVLIKDEEGKEMILSYLNQGDFIGELGLFEEGQERSAWVRAKTACEVAEISYKKFRQLIQVNPDILMRLSAQMARRLQVTSEKVGNLAFLDVTGRIAQTLLNLAKQPDAMTHPDGMQIKITRQEIGQIVGCSRETVGRILKMLEDQNLISAHGKTIVVYGTR from the coding sequence ATGGTGCTTGGCAAACCGCAAACAGACCCGACTCTCGAATGGTTCTTGTCTCATTGCCACATTCATAAGTACCCATCCAAGAGCACGCTTATTCACCAGGGTGAAAAAGCGGAAACGCTGTACTACATCGTTAAAGGCTCTGTGGCAGTGCTGATCAAAGACGAAGAGGGTAAAGAAATGATCCTCTCCTATCTGAATCAGGGTGATTTTATTGGCGAACTGGGCCTGTTTGAAGAGGGCCAGGAACGTAGCGCATGGGTACGTGCGAAAACCGCCTGTGAAGTGGCTGAAATTTCGTACAAAAAATTTCGCCAATTGATTCAGGTAAACCCGGACATTCTGATGCGTCTGTCTGCACAGATGGCGCGTCGTCTGCAAGTCACTTCAGAGAAAGTGGGCAACCTGGCGTTCCTCGACGTGACGGGCCGCATTGCACAGACTCTGCTGAATCTGGCAAAACAACCGGATGCTATGACTCACCCGGACGGTATGCAAATCAAAATTACCCGTCAGGAAATCGGTCAGATTGTCGGCTGTTCTCGTGAAACCGTGGGACGCATTCTGAAGATGCTGGAAGATCAGAACCTGATCTCCGCACACGGTAAAACCATCGTCGTTTACGGCACTCGTTAA
- the yhfK gene encoding YccS/YhfK family putative transporter: protein MWRRLIYHPDINYALRQTLVLCLPVAVGLMLGELRFGLLFSLVPACCNIAGLDTPHKRFFKRLIIGASLFATCSLLTQVLLAKDVPLPFLLTGLTLVLGVTAELGPLHAKLLPASLLAAIFTLSLAGYMPVWEPLLIYALGTLWYGLFNWFWFWIWREQPLRESLSLLYRELADYCEAKYSLLTQHTDPDKALPPLLVRQQKAVDLITQCYQQMHMLSAQNNTDYKRMLRIFQEALDLQEHISVSLHQTEEVQKLVERSHAEEVIRWNAQTVAARLRVLADDILYHRLPTRFTMEKQIGALEKIARQHPDNPVGQFCYWHFSRIARVLRTQKPLYARDLLADKQRRMPLLPALKSYLSLKSPALRNAGRLSVMLSVASLMGTALHLPKSYWILMTVLLVTQNGYGATRLRIVNRSVGTVVGLIIAGVTLHFKIPEGYTLTLMLITTLASYLILRKNYGWATVGFTITAVYTLQLLWLNGEQYILPRLIDTIIGCLIAFGGTVWLWPQWQSGLLRKNAHDALEAYQDAIRLILSEDPQPTPLAWQRMRVNQAHNTLYNSLNQAMQEPAFNSHYLADMKLWVTHSQFIVEHINAMTTLAREHRALPPELAQEYLQSCEIAIQRCQQRLEYDEPGSSGDANIMDAPEMQPHEGAAGTLEQHLQRVIGHLNTMHTISSMAWRQRPHHGIWLSRKLRDSKA from the coding sequence ATGTGGCGCAGACTGATTTATCACCCCGATATCAACTATGCACTTCGACAAACGCTGGTGCTATGTTTGCCCGTGGCCGTTGGGTTAATGCTTGGCGAATTACGATTCGGCCTGCTCTTCTCCCTCGTTCCTGCCTGTTGCAATATTGCGGGCCTTGATACGCCTCATAAACGTTTTTTCAAACGCTTAATCATTGGTGCGTCGCTGTTTGCCACCTGTAGCTTGCTGACACAGGTGCTACTGGCAAAAGATGTTCCCCTGCCCTTTTTGCTGACCGGATTAACGCTGGTACTTGGCGTCACTGCTGAACTGGGGCCATTGCACGCAAAATTGCTTCCCGCATCGCTGCTCGCTGCCATTTTTACCCTCAGTCTGGCGGGATACATGCCGGTCTGGGAACCGTTGCTCATCTATGCGCTGGGCACTTTGTGGTACGGATTGTTTAACTGGTTTTGGTTCTGGATCTGGCGCGAACAACCGCTACGCGAGTCACTAAGTCTGCTGTACCGTGAACTGGCAGATTACTGTGAAGCCAAATACAGCCTGCTTACCCAGCACACCGACCCTGATAAAGCGCTGCCGCCGCTGCTGGTGCGCCAGCAAAAAGCGGTCGATCTAATTACCCAGTGCTATCAGCAAATGCATATGCTTTCCGCGCAAAATAATACCGATTACAAGCGGATGCTGCGTATTTTCCAGGAGGCGCTGGATTTGCAGGAACATATTTCGGTCAGTTTGCATCAGACGGAAGAGGTGCAAAAGCTGGTCGAGCGTAGCCATGCGGAAGAAGTTATCCGCTGGAATGCGCAAACCGTCGCCGCTCGCCTGCGCGTGCTGGCTGATGACATTCTTTACCATCGCCTGCCAACGCGTTTTACGATGGAAAAGCAAATTGGCGCACTGGAAAAAATCGCCCGCCAACACCCGGATAATCCGGTTGGGCAATTCTGCTACTGGCATTTCAGCCGCATTGCTCGTGTGCTGCGCACCCAAAAACCGCTCTATGCCCGTGACTTACTGGCCGATAAACAGCGGCGAATGCCATTACTTCCGGCGCTGAAAAGTTATCTGTCACTAAAGTCTCCAGCGCTACGCAATGCCGGACGACTCAGTGTGATGTTAAGCGTTGCCAGCCTGATGGGCACCGCGCTTCATCTGCCGAAGTCGTACTGGATCCTGATGACAGTATTGCTGGTGACGCAAAATGGCTATGGCGCAACCCGTCTGAGGATTGTAAATCGCTCCGTGGGAACCGTGGTCGGGTTAATCATTGCAGGCGTGACGCTACACTTTAAAATTCCCGAAGGTTACACCCTGACCTTGATGCTGATTACCACCCTCGCCAGCTACCTGATATTGCGCAAAAACTACGGCTGGGCGACGGTCGGTTTTACTATTACCGCAGTGTATACCCTGCAACTGTTGTGGCTGAACGGTGAGCAGTACATCCTTCCGCGTCTTATCGATACCATTATTGGTTGTTTAATTGCTTTCGGCGGTACTGTCTGGCTGTGGCCGCAGTGGCAGAGCGGGTTATTGCGTAAGAACGCCCATGACGCTTTAGAAGCCTATCAGGACGCGATTCGCTTGATTCTGAGCGAGGACCCGCAACCTACGCCACTGGCCTGGCAGCGAATGCGGGTGAATCAGGCGCATAACACTCTGTATAACTCATTGAATCAGGCGATGCAGGAACCGGCGTTTAACAGCCATTATCTGGCAGATATGAAACTGTGGGTAACGCACAGCCAGTTCATTGTTGAGCATATTAATGCCATGACCACGCTGGCGCGGGAACACCGGGCATTGCCACCGGAACTGGCACAAGAGTATTTACAGTCTTGTGAAATCGCCATTCAGCGTTGTCAGCAGCGACTGGAGTATGACGAACCGGGTAGTTCTGGCGATGCCAATATCATGGATGCGCCGGAGATGCAGCCGCACGAAGGCGCGGCAGGTACGCTGGAGCAGCATTTACAACGGGTTATTGGTCATCTGAACACCATGCACACCATTTCGTCGATGGCATGGCGGCAGCGACCGCATCACGGGATTTGGCTGAGTCGCAAGTTGCGGGATTCGAAGGCGTAA
- the yheT gene encoding hydrolase: MAQITTTDANEFSSSAKFTPMRGFSNCHLQTMLPRLFRRKVKFTPYWQRLELPDGDFVDLAWSEDPAQARHKPRLVVFHGLEGSLNSPYAHGLVEAAQKRGWLGVVMHFRGCSGEPNRMHRIYHSGETEDASWFLRWLQREFGHAPTAAVGYSLGGNMLACLLAKEGNDLPIDAAVIVSAPFMLEACSYHMEKGFSRIYQRYLLNLLKANAARKLAAYPGTLPINLTQLKSVRRIREFDDLITARIHGYADAIDYYRQCSAMPMLNRIAKPTLIIHAKDDPFMDHQVIPKPESLPPQVEYQLTEHGGHVGFIGGTLLHPQMWLESRIPDWLTTYLEAKSC; this comes from the coding sequence ATGGCGCAGATAACAACGACCGATGCCAATGAATTTAGCAGCAGTGCTAAATTCACCCCTATGCGCGGCTTTAGCAATTGTCATCTACAAACCATGCTGCCGCGTCTGTTCCGTCGCAAGGTGAAATTCACCCCGTACTGGCAGCGGCTGGAGTTGCCCGACGGCGATTTTGTCGATCTCGCGTGGAGTGAAGATCCTGCACAGGCGCGGCATAAACCGCGTTTAGTGGTATTTCACGGGCTGGAAGGCAGTCTCAATAGCCCTTACGCTCACGGTCTGGTTGAGGCGGCGCAAAAGCGCGGCTGGCTGGGCGTGGTGATGCATTTTCGCGGATGCAGCGGTGAACCAAACCGTATGCACCGCATTTACCATTCGGGCGAAACCGAAGACGCCAGTTGGTTTTTACGCTGGCTGCAACGCGAGTTTGGTCATGCGCCAACGGCTGCCGTCGGCTATTCGCTCGGCGGTAATATGCTGGCCTGTTTGCTGGCAAAAGAAGGCAATGATCTCCCGATTGATGCGGCAGTGATTGTCTCTGCGCCGTTTATGCTGGAGGCCTGTAGTTACCATATGGAAAAGGGCTTTTCCCGCATTTATCAGCGTTACTTGCTGAACCTGTTAAAAGCCAATGCCGCGCGCAAGCTGGCAGCCTACCCCGGAACACTGCCGATTAATCTCACGCAGTTAAAATCGGTACGTCGCATCCGTGAATTTGACGATCTCATCACCGCCAGAATTCACGGCTACGCTGACGCTATCGACTATTATCGTCAGTGTAGCGCCATGCCGATGCTCAATCGGATAGCCAAACCGACACTGATTATTCACGCCAAAGACGATCCGTTTATGGATCATCAGGTGATCCCGAAACCGGAAAGTCTCCCCCCGCAGGTGGAGTATCAGCTGACTGAACATGGCGGTCATGTTGGCTTTATTGGCGGTACATTACTTCATCCGCAAATGTGGCTGGAGTCACGCATTCCTGACTGGTTAACAACGTATCTGGAGGCGAAATCATGTTGA
- the yhfG gene encoding YhfG family protein has product MKKLTDKQKSRLWELQRNRNFQASRRLEGVEMPLVTLTAAEALARLEALRRHYER; this is encoded by the coding sequence GTGAAGAAACTCACCGATAAGCAAAAGTCCCGTCTCTGGGAGCTTCAGCGTAATCGTAATTTCCAGGCCAGTCGCCGTCTTGAAGGCGTCGAGATGCCTTTAGTCACTCTTACTGCCGCAGAGGCTTTAGCGCGCCTTGAAGCGCTGAGGAGGCACTATGAGCGATAA
- the pabA gene encoding aminodeoxychorismate synthase component 2, whose amino-acid sequence MILLIDNYDSFTWNLYQYFCELGADVLVKRNDALTLADIDALKPQKIVISPGPCTPDEAGISLDVIRHYAGRLPILGVCLGHQAMAQAFGGKVVRAAKVMHGKTSPITHNGVGVFKGLANPLTVTRYHSLVVEPDSLPECFEVTAWSETREIMGIRHRQWDLEGVQFHPESILSEQGHQLLANFLHR is encoded by the coding sequence ATGATCCTGCTTATTGATAACTACGATTCTTTTACCTGGAACCTCTACCAGTACTTTTGTGAACTGGGGGCGGATGTGTTGGTTAAGCGCAACGATGCGTTGACGTTGGCGGATATCGACGCCCTTAAACCACAAAAAATTGTCATCTCACCCGGCCCCTGTACGCCAGATGAAGCCGGGATCTCCCTTGACGTTATTCGTCACTATGCCGGACGCTTGCCGATTCTTGGCGTCTGCCTCGGTCATCAGGCAATGGCGCAGGCATTTGGCGGCAAAGTTGTGCGCGCCGCAAAGGTCATGCACGGCAAAACCTCGCCGATTACACATAATGGTGTGGGCGTATTTAAGGGGCTGGCAAATCCACTCACCGTGACACGCTACCATTCGCTGGTGGTGGAACCTGACTCATTACCGGAGTGCTTTGAAGTGACGGCCTGGAGCGAAACCCGCGAGATTATGGGGATTCGCCATCGCCAGTGGGATCTGGAAGGTGTGCAATTCCATCCAGAAAGTATTCTTAGCGAACAAGGACATCAACTGCTGGCTAATTTTCTGCATCGCTGA
- the tsgA gene encoding MFS transporter TsgA — translation MTNSNRIKLTWISFLSYALTGALVIVTGMVMGNIADYFNLPVSSMSNTFTFLNAGILISIFLNAWLMEIVPLKTQLRFGFLLMVLAVAGLMFSHSLALFSAAMFILGVVSGITMSIGTFLVTQMYEGRQRGSRLLFTDSFFSMAGMIFPMIAAFLLARSIEWYWVYACIGLVYVAIFILTFGCEFPALGKHAPKTDAPVEKEKWGIGVLFLSVAALCYILGQLGFISWVPEYAKGLGMSLNDAGTLVSNFWMSYMVGMWAFSFILRFFDLQRILTVLAGLAAILMYVFNTGTPAHMAWSILALGFFSSAIYTTIITLGSQQTKVPSPKLVNFVLTCGTIGTMLTFVVTGPIVEHSGPQAALLTANGLYAVVFVMCFLLGFVSRHRQHNTLTSH, via the coding sequence ATGACTAACAGCAATCGCATCAAGCTCACATGGATTAGCTTTCTTTCCTACGCACTGACCGGTGCGTTGGTTATTGTCACCGGGATGGTGATGGGAAATATCGCCGATTATTTCAATCTGCCTGTTTCCAGCATGAGTAACACCTTCACCTTCCTCAATGCCGGCATTTTAATCTCTATCTTCCTCAACGCCTGGCTGATGGAAATCGTCCCGTTGAAAACGCAGTTACGTTTTGGCTTTCTCCTGATGGTGCTGGCGGTTGCCGGTTTGATGTTCAGCCACAGCCTGGCGCTGTTCTCGGCGGCGATGTTCATTCTCGGGGTGGTCAGCGGCATCACCATGTCGATTGGTACATTCCTGGTAACACAAATGTATGAAGGACGTCAGCGCGGTTCACGCCTGTTATTTACCGACTCCTTCTTCAGTATGGCCGGGATGATTTTCCCAATGATCGCCGCGTTTCTGCTGGCACGTAGCATTGAGTGGTACTGGGTTTATGCCTGCATCGGGCTGGTGTATGTCGCTATTTTTATTCTGACCTTCGGCTGTGAATTCCCGGCACTGGGCAAACATGCGCCAAAAACAGATGCTCCGGTAGAGAAAGAAAAGTGGGGGATCGGCGTACTGTTTCTCTCTGTTGCGGCGCTGTGCTACATCCTCGGTCAGTTAGGTTTTATCTCCTGGGTGCCAGAATATGCCAAAGGCCTGGGCATGAGCCTGAATGACGCTGGCACGCTGGTAAGTAACTTCTGGATGTCGTACATGGTCGGCATGTGGGCGTTCAGCTTTATTCTTCGCTTCTTTGATTTGCAACGTATCCTGACCGTACTGGCTGGTCTGGCTGCGATTCTGATGTACGTCTTTAACACCGGAACACCGGCACATATGGCGTGGTCAATTCTCGCCCTGGGCTTCTTCTCCAGCGCGATCTATACCACCATCATCACCCTGGGTTCACAGCAGACCAAAGTACCGTCGCCAAAACTGGTTAACTTTGTCCTGACCTGCGGGACCATCGGTACTATGTTGACCTTTGTGGTTACCGGCCCGATTGTTGAACATAGTGGTCCGCAGGCGGCGCTGCTGACGGCAAACGGTCTGTACGCTGTCGTCTTTGTGATGTGCTTCCTGTTAGGTTTCGTCAGCCGTCACCGTCAGCATAACACCCTGACCTCTCATTAA
- the ppiA gene encoding peptidylprolyl isomerase A gives MFKSTLAAMAAVFALSALSPAAMAAKGDPHVLLTTSAGNIELELDKQKAPVSVQNFVDYVNSGFYNNTTFHRVIPGFMIQGGGFTEQMQQKKPNPPIKNEADNGLRNTRGTIAMARTADKDSATSQFFINVADNAFLDHGQRDFGYAVFGKVVKGMDVADKISQVPTHDVGPYQNVPSKPVVILSAKVLP, from the coding sequence ATGTTCAAATCGACCCTGGCGGCGATGGCTGCTGTTTTCGCTCTTTCTGCTCTTTCTCCCGCAGCAATGGCAGCGAAAGGGGACCCGCACGTATTGTTGACAACCTCAGCTGGTAACATCGAACTGGAACTGGATAAACAAAAAGCGCCAGTGTCTGTGCAAAACTTTGTCGATTATGTGAACAGTGGTTTTTATAACAACACGACCTTTCACCGCGTCATTCCTGGCTTTATGATTCAGGGCGGCGGTTTCACCGAGCAGATGCAGCAGAAAAAACCAAACCCGCCAATCAAAAATGAAGCAGATAACGGCCTGCGCAACACGCGTGGCACCATCGCGATGGCGCGTACCGCTGACAAAGACAGCGCCACCAGCCAGTTCTTTATCAACGTTGCCGATAACGCCTTCCTTGACCACGGTCAGCGTGATTTCGGTTACGCGGTATTTGGTAAAGTGGTGAAAGGCATGGACGTTGCCGATAAGATTTCCCAGGTGCCGACTCATGACGTTGGTCCGTACCAGAATGTGCCGTCAAAACCGGTAGTTATCCTTTCCGCTAAAGTCCTGCCGTAA
- the argD gene encoding bifunctional acetylornithine/succinyldiaminopimelate transaminase, with product MAIEQTAITRATFDEVILPIYAPAEFIPVKGQGSRIWDQQGKEYVDFAGGIAVTALGHCHPALVNALKTQGETLWHISNVFTNEPALRLGRKLIEATFAERVVFMNSGTEANETAFKLARHYACVRHSPFKTKIIAFHNAFHGRSLFTVSVGGQPKYSDGFGPKPADIIHVPFNDLHAVKAVMDDHTCAVVVEPIQGEGGVTAATPEFLQGLRELCDQHQALLVFDEVQCGMGRTGDLFAYMHYGVTPDILTSAKALGGGFPVSAMLTTAEIASAFHPGSHGSTYGGNPLACAVAGAAFDIINTPEVLEGIQAKRQRFVDHLQKIDQQYDVFSDIRGMGLLIGAELKPQYKGRARDFLYAGAEEGVMVLNAGPDVMRFAPSLVVEDADIDEGMHRFAHAVAKVIGA from the coding sequence ATGGCAATTGAACAAACAGCAATTACACGCGCGACTTTCGATGAAGTGATTCTGCCGATTTATGCTCCGGCAGAGTTTATTCCGGTAAAAGGTCAGGGCAGCCGAATCTGGGATCAACAGGGCAAGGAGTATGTCGATTTCGCGGGTGGCATTGCAGTTACGGCGTTGGGCCATTGCCATCCTGCGCTGGTGAACGCGTTAAAAACCCAGGGCGAAACTCTGTGGCATATTAGTAACGTTTTCACCAATGAGCCGGCGCTGCGTCTTGGCCGTAAACTGATTGAGGCAACGTTTGCCGAACGCGTGGTGTTTATGAACTCCGGCACGGAAGCTAACGAAACCGCCTTTAAACTGGCACGCCATTACGCCTGTGTGCGTCATAGCCCGTTCAAAACCAAAATTATTGCCTTCCATAACGCTTTTCATGGTCGCTCGCTGTTTACCGTTTCGGTGGGTGGGCAGCCAAAATATTCCGACGGCTTTGGGCCAAAACCGGCAGACATCATCCACGTGCCTTTTAACGATCTTCACGCAGTAAAAGCCGTGATGGATGACCATACCTGTGCGGTGGTGGTTGAGCCGATTCAGGGCGAGGGCGGCGTGACGGCAGCGACGCCAGAGTTTTTGCAGGGCTTGCGCGAGCTGTGTGATCAGCATCAGGCATTATTGGTGTTTGATGAAGTGCAGTGCGGGATGGGGCGGACCGGCGATCTGTTTGCTTATATGCACTACGGCGTGACGCCGGATATTCTGACCTCTGCGAAAGCGCTAGGTGGCGGCTTCCCGGTTAGCGCCATGCTGACCACGGCGGAGATTGCTTCCGCGTTTCATCCTGGTTCTCACGGTTCCACCTACGGCGGTAATCCTCTGGCCTGTGCAGTAGCGGGCGCGGCGTTTGATATCATCAATACCCCTGAAGTGCTGGAAGGTATTCAGGCGAAACGCCAGCGTTTTGTTGACCATTTGCAGAAGATCGATCAGCAGTACGATGTGTTTAGCGATATTCGCGGTATGGGGCTGTTGATTGGCGCAGAGCTGAAACCACAGTACAAAGGTCGGGCGCGTGATTTCCTGTATGCCGGTGCAGAGGAAGGCGTAATGGTGCTGAATGCCGGGCCTGATGTGATGCGTTTTGCGCCGTCGCTGGTGGTGGAAGATGCGGATATCGATGAAGGGATGCATCGTTTCGCCCACGCGGTGGCGAAGGTGATTGGGGCGTAA
- the yhfA gene encoding OsmC family protein yields the protein MQARVKWVEGLTFLGESASGHQILMDGNSGDKAPSPMEMVLMAAGGCSAIDVVSILQKGRQDVVDCEVKLTSERREEAPRLFTHINLHFIVTGRDLKDAAVARAVDLSAEKYCSVALMLEKAVNITHSYEVVAA from the coding sequence ATGCAAGCGCGAGTGAAGTGGGTCGAAGGGTTAACTTTTCTGGGCGAATCCGCCTCTGGTCACCAGATTTTAATGGACGGCAACTCAGGCGATAAAGCACCAAGCCCGATGGAAATGGTGTTGATGGCAGCGGGTGGTTGCAGTGCCATCGATGTGGTTTCTATCCTGCAAAAAGGGCGTCAGGATGTGGTCGATTGTGAAGTAAAATTGACCTCTGAGCGCCGCGAAGAGGCACCACGCCTGTTTACGCACATTAATCTGCATTTTATCGTCACCGGTCGCGACCTGAAAGACGCAGCGGTTGCGCGTGCAGTTGATCTTTCTGCCGAGAAATATTGTTCAGTGGCGCTGATGCTGGAAAAAGCGGTGAATATTACTCACTCGTATGAAGTGGTTGCCGCGTGA